The following are from one region of the Lytechinus variegatus isolate NC3 chromosome 4, Lvar_3.0, whole genome shotgun sequence genome:
- the LOC121412744 gene encoding cystatin-B-like yields the protein MSQEKQVSEQIPKNKGAVCGGWTDMTLVGGLPSEEVKNLQDLLEKVREPAQVKANRSFSVLEPLAFATQVVAGLNYRIRAHTGEDRKAVFLIFKSLDGKITLSNYAEEEMQQTQAK from the exons ATGTCTCAAGAGAAGCAAGTTTCCGAGCAGATTCCGAAGAACAAGGGGGCAGTATGTGGGGGCTGGACCGATATGACTTTAGTGGGTGGACTTCCGTCTGAAGAAGTCAAGAATCTTCAAGATCTTCTGGAGAAG GTACGAGAACCAGCCCAGGTGAAAGCAAATAGGTCATTTTCAGTTCTGGAGCCGCTTGCGTTTGCTACCCAAGTAGTCGCTGGTCTCAACTATCGTATAAGG GCCCATACCGGTGAAGATCGAAAAGCAGTCTTTCTCATTTTCAAGTCCCTCGATGGCAAGATCACTCTATCCAACTATGCAGAGGAAGAAATGCAGCAGACACAAGCCAAATAA
- the LOC121413058 gene encoding toll-like receptor 4: MQLLERLEMMHVGIFHFNLWNPLRNESLFDGLSNLRTLNLSKNLLSNLGGGDTLPPGVLQQLSALENLNLEDCDLSDIHPGAFTGVKSLQVLILRNNKLEQLPVTLFQKLIQITTIDLNGNFLTAFERDNFLSNRQLKVLLLSNNKLTRFDQSAFKPIYSSLLSIDVSMNPISCNCDLSWLMNWLSRSLILQNSKKTICASDSLEPLQNQHLINFDPKDFCSIDIVPILLPSLAIICLILIVGITYHNRWQLRYKLFLVKLAAIGYKEMRDARDHNDYEFDLNVIFYDDDEDWIREHLQPAMAERLPQFQRNVFGDDELVLGMYYLDAVDYVVSHSYKTVVILSRAAVRDRWFILKFRTAMDHVSDTGTEFVVVIFREDISDDEMPFLVRLFLSDGRPYIYWTDDVRGQEYFFKELTKHLTINLRTNDRLPVE; this comes from the coding sequence ATGCAGCTTCTTGAACGTTTAGAGATGATGCATGTGGGCATTTTTCATTTCAACCTATGGAACCCACTAAGGAATGAATCTCTTTTCGACGGTTTGTCCAACCTCAGGACTTTGAATCTGAGCAAAAATCTATTATCGAATTTAGGAGGTGGAGATACTTTGCCTCCGGGAGTTCTGCAACAGCTCTCAGCTTTAGAAAATCTTAACTTAGAAGACTGTGATCTTTCAGACATTCATCCAGGAGCCTTCACAGGAGTGAAATCGCTTCAAGTTTTAATACTGAGAAATAACAAACTTGAACAGTTACCGGTTACTCTATTCCAGAAATTAATTCAGATAACAACAATCGATCTAAATGGCAACTTTCTGACGGCCTTCGAGAGAGATAATTTTTTGAGTAACCGACAGCTAAAAGTACTTCTTCTTTCAAATAACAAGTTAACTCGTTTTGACCAAAGTGCCTTCAAACCGATCTATTCCTCTCTTTTATCGATCGATGTTTCGATGAATCCTATAAGCTGTAACTGTGATCTAAGTTGGCTCATGAACTGGTTAAGCAGATCACTTATCCTCCAGAATTCCAAAAAAACTATTTGCGCATCGGATTCTTTAGAGCCTCTACAGAACCAGCACTTGATTAATTTTGATCCTAAAGATTTTTGCAGCATCGACATCGTCCCCATCCTCCTTCCTTCCCTAGCAATCATTTGCCTAATTTTAATCGTTGGAATCACTTATCACAACCGTTGGCAGTTAAGGTACAAATTGTTTCTTGTAAAACTAGCAGCCATTGGCTACAAAGAGATGCGAGATGCTCGGGATCATAATGACTATGAGTTTGATCTGAACGTCATCttttatgatgacgatgaagactGGATTCGCGAACATCTCCAACCGGCTATGGCAGAAAGGCTTCCGCAATTTCAGAGAAATGTCTTTGGCGATGATGAACTCGTGCTGGGAATGTATTACTTAGACGCAGTTGACTACGTGGTGAGCCACAGTTACAAGACCGTCGTTATCCTCAGCAGAGCTGCAGTTCGTGATCGATGGTTTATACTTAAATTCCGTACAGCAATGGACCATGTCAGCGATACCGGAACAGAATTCGTAGTGGTGATCTTCCGTGAGGACATCTCAGATGATGAGATGCCATTCTTGGTGAGATTGTTCCTCAGCGATGGCAGACCTTATATTTACTGGACAGATGATGTGAGAGGACAGGAGTATTTCTTCAAAGAATTGACCAAACATCTTACCATTAATCTTCGCACCAATGATAGACTACCTGTCGAATAA